Proteins encoded in a region of the Capra hircus breed San Clemente chromosome 3, ASM170441v1, whole genome shotgun sequence genome:
- the KNCN gene encoding kinocilin, with translation MDIPISSRDFRCLQLACVALGLVAGSIIIGVSISKAAAAVGGIFIGAAGLGSLRIHPQPGADHGEGRASANGNKEGARSSLSTVSRTLEKLKPGGRGTGEG, from the exons ATGGACATCCCCATCAGCAGCAGAGACTTCCGCTGCCTGCAGCTGGCCTGCGTGGCCCTTGGCCTGGTGGCCGGCAGCATCATCATCGGCGTCTCCATCTCCAAAGCTGCAGCTGCTGTGGGCGGGATCTTTATTGGCGCTGCTGGTCTGG GGAGCCTGAGAATCCACCCCCAGCCAGGGGCAGACCATGGGGAGGGAAGAGCCAGTGCCAATGGAAATAAAGAGG GAGCCCGTAGCAGCCTGTCCACCGTGAGCAGAACCCTGGAGAAGCTGAAGCCTGGGGGCCGGGGGACTGGGGAGGGCTGA